One Equus caballus isolate H_3958 breed thoroughbred chromosome 8, TB-T2T, whole genome shotgun sequence genomic window, atgtgttccctcctcttctaacttttaaaagttaacatttaaagaagaattaacaccaatccttctcaaattcttccaaagaaATTGAGGAGGAAGGAACTCATTctaactcattctctgaggccaGGATTCTCCTGATAGCAAAGCCAAACAAAGAccccacaagaaaagaaaactgcagtccaatatcccttatgaatatagatgcaaaaatgctcaatatTAGAAACTAAATCCAATAGcatattaaaaacatcatacatcatgaccaagttggAATTATTCCAAGAATGAAAGGGTGGTTCAATAATGAAAATCAAACAATGCAagacaccacattaatagaatgaaggttaaaaaaatgcatgattatctcaactgatgcagaCATTTTTTTTGACAAAATGCAAGACCCTTTCATGATAACACTTAGAAAAGTAGGAAAAGATAGGAACTTCTTCAACAAGATAAAGGAAATTTATAAAAAagtcacagctaacatcatactcaatgatgaaagattgaaagctttccCCTCAGATCAGAAATACGACAAAGATGACTGCTTTCCCCACTGCCATCCAACATCGTACTGAAATTTCTAGCCAGGACAATcaggcagaaaaagaagtaaaaggcatccaaatcagaaagtaaaaaataaaattgtttctgtttgcagatgacaggatcttaaatatagaaaaccccaaggaaTCCACAAGAAAACTactagctaataaatgaattcagcaaagcaGTAGGGTGGAAGATCAAtccacaaaaatcagttgcaattCTATACCCCtcaatgaacaatcagaaaatgaaattaagaaaataattctcttgtgccggcctggtggcgcagtgcttaagtgcgcacgttccacttcagcggcctggggttcatgggttcagatcccgggtgcggacgtggcaccacttggcaatccatgctgtggtaggtgtctcaaatataaagtggaggaagatgggcacggatgttagctcagggtcagtcttccttagcaaaaagaggaggattggcagcagatgttagctcagggctaatcttcctcaaaaagaaaaaaaaattaattaattaattattatttttaaaaaggaaaaaaaaataaaataattctctgTACGACAgtatccaaaagaataaaatacctaggaacagaTTTAACTAAGGAGGAGAAAGAGTTGTATACTAAAAGtgacaaaacattgctgaaagaaattaaagaagatgtaaataaactGAATGGCATCCCATGTCCGTGGATTGGAAGCCTTAATATTGCTAAGATGGCAATTCCACCAAAGGAGACTACAGATTCAGTGCACTCTccaccaaaattccaatggccttTTCTGCAGAAATGATAATGCTGACCTTTAAATCCACTTGGAATTGCAGGGAGCACTGATTAACCAAAACAgtactgaaaaagaagaacaaagttggaagactcacatgTCCCAATTTCAAAGCTTTCTACAAATCTACAGTTACCAAAACAGTCATGCCGGCATAAGGGTATACACATAGAACAGTGGAATAGaacagaaagtccagaaataaactctatGTCTATGGCCAATTAATTTTCAACATGGGTGACAGACGCTTCAATGGGTAAAgaatagtttcttcaacaaatggtgctgggacaactggatattctcatgcaaaagaataaagttggacccctacctcataccacatgcaaaattaactcaaaatggatcaacaatCTAAATATAAcagctatggggccggccccatggctgagtggttaagttcgtgcgctctgcggcggcggcccagggtttcgctggtttggatcctgggcgcggacatggcaccactcaccaggccacgctgaggtggtgtcctacatgccacaactagaaggacccaccgctttggggagaaaaaggaaaaatagaatctttaaataTAACAGCTAAAACCATTACTCTTAGAAGAACacaggggtaaatcttcatgaccttgaatttGTCAATGGATTcttagaaatgacaccaaaagcacaaacaacaaaagaaaaaaataaactgaacttcatcaaaattaaaaacttttgtgcatcaaaagatattattaagaaagtgaaaagacaacctacaatgggaaaaatgtttgcaaatcatatatctgataagggtctaatattcaaaatatatacagaattctTACAACTgaaccacaaaaagacaaataacctaatttaaaaatgagtgaatagacatttacccaaagaaattatttattctcttacatcCACTAAGATGGCAATAACCAAATGAGTGGAAAATAACATGTGTTGCCAAGGATATatagaaactggaacccttgtacgTTGCTGATTgggatgtaaaatggttcagctgcttggaaaacagttgggcagttcctcaaacagttaaacagaattaccatacgacccagaaactccactcctaggcatatacccCAAAGGATtgaaacaggtgttcaaacaaatacttgtacacaaatgtttatagcagcactagTCAAATAGCCAATAGgcggaaataatccaaatgtctatcaacaatgaataaattgtggaatatctatacaatggaatattattctgccataaaaaggaataaagtactgacacatgctacaactgggatggaccttgaaaacattatgcaactgaaagaagccagacacaaaatgacaaatattgtatgattccattatatgaaatatccaaaatagatacatccatagagacagaaagtagattggtggttgccagtgtATGAAAGGAAGGGGGATGGGGGAATGATGCTTATTGGGTATAGAGTTTtatttggggatgatgaaaatgttttggaagtaGATAATGGTGGTTGCGCTACATTGTCAATGTACCAAATTTCACTGAATTGTTCACTCAACAATTGTTCGTTAAAATGGTTATTAGAtgctatgtgaatttcacctaaaaaaagtctaaaaaattTATCGTTTTGTGAAATACTATGACGTCTGGGATTTGCTGCAAAATAATGAGGTGGGGCTGGAgatataaaaagttttttttttaaaaagcaatcttcatggggccggtcccatggccgagaggttaagtttgcacgctctgcctcggtggcccagggtttcgctggttcgaattctgggcgcggacatggcaccgctcatcaagccacgctgaggccacgtcccacatgccacagctggaaggacccacaactaaaagtacataactatgtactgggggctttggggagaaaaaggaaaaaataaaatcttttaaaaaacaaaaaacaatcttCAGGtggcaaagaaaaatgaaacaggtgGAAGTGGATAAAAGCATAGAGCTGGGAGCCACTGCCGAAGTCCTGGGAGAGGAAGGCGCAGAGCCGAGCGGCTCCGACGTGTCTGGATGAAAACAGGAGGCCCGTCTGGGCAAAGAAAGGGTCCTGGGTTTTGTCGGAACCCGGGGCAGGGGTGCCTTTGCTGAGCTTTGGCGAACGGCGGGCAGGAGTCAAGGACGGCCCCTCGGAAGTCATCCCATACACTTTAAACTCACACAGTTACAAGTCGATtgtatctcaacaaagctggaaaaaacatCCAAATAGAATCGCCCTTCGGGTTAGCGCGCGCCGCCCATCAGACACCCGTAGCGACGCCGAGGTGGCCGGCGCTGGGCCGCGTCTTCCTCCCGCATTTTAAGGAAGCGCGCCCTCGCCGCACCTCGCCCGGACTCACGGTGTCCTCCCCCGGGGACGCGCGGGCCTCGGTCCCTCCTCACGCCCCCCGGAGCAGCATCCCGGCGCTCGGGGCCCCACCTGACGACACCTGCCAGGTGCGCTGGGTGTCCTCGCCTTGCACCCCCGCGCGCCGGGGACCCGACCTGGGGGGGACGCACtcgaggcggggcggggcggggcggggcgcgcgaggccacgccCGTGGAGGCGGCGCCCCGGAGCCCCCCGCCAGCCCCCAGGCCGTGGGTCCTGCCGCGGCCCGGCCCTCCCGAGTTCCGCGCGGCGGGGCCATGGCGGCCGCGCAGCCCAAGCCCACCGCGGGGACGGCCCGGCGCCTGGCCCGGGGCTGCTGGTCCGCGTTCTGGGACTACGAGACGCCCAAGGTGATCGTGGTGAAGAACCGGCGCCTCGGCGTCGTGTACCGCGCCGTGCAGCTGCTCATCCTGCTCTACTTCGTGTGGTGGGCGCGCGGGCCGGGGGTGCCGGGGGCCCCGCCGGAGGGGCGCGGGAGGGGCGCGCACGGTGCccgcggggagggggcggctcTGGGCTGGGGCCGAAAAGAATCTAGCGGCCGCCGGGGCTCAGGGGGCCGAGAACGCGGGGTCGCCCAGAGCCGCCCGGGCCGCCGAGAGGCGGTGACGCAGCCCCGGCCCCGCCGAGCCGTCCCGGGGTCTCCCCAGAGCCGGCGCTGCCCGCCCCACAGGTACGTGTTCATCGTGCAGAAGGGCTACCAGGACAGCGAGACGGGCCCCGAAAGCTCCGTCATCACCAAGGTGAAGGGCATCACCTCGTCCGAGCACAAAGTGTGGGACGTGGAGGAGTACGTGAAGCCCCCCGAGGTGCGCCCACGCCCCGCTCTCCCAGGGTGGGACGGAGGGGGGCCGAGCTGTCCCCGCCGGCCGACCGTCCCCTCTTTCTGGGCCCAGGGGGGCAGCGTGTTCAGCATCATCACCAGGATCGAGGTCACCCGCTTGCAGACGCTCGGAACCTGCCCGGAGGTGAGGCGGGTccgaggcagagctgggctggagggagggtcctgcctggtGGGCTGCGCGGCCCGAGCTGTGCTTGGAGCAAAGTGTGGGCCCTGACCGAGCTCTCTCCTCCCTAGAGTATGAGAGTCAACAACGCCACCTGCGACTCGGATGAAGACTGCGTGGCTGGACAGCTGGACATGCTAGGAAATGGTCAGTGTATGCCagcggcggggggtggggggccgagCGAGCCCGGGGGTGCCTCACACCTGAGCGGTGTCCACTGCAGGCGTGCGGACTGGGCGCTGCGTCCCCTACTACCACGGGGCCTCCCAGACCTGTGAGGTGTCCGCCTGGTGCCCGGTGGAAGATGGGGCCTCTGTCAGGTGTGCGCGCCCAGTGCCCCCGACCCCACCTGGGACCCAGCTTCCACCCCAGCGCGAGTCTGCCTTGTTCCTTTCTGCTTATTGACCACAGCCGGCCGGGGctgctgggagtgggggtggagtggggatgGGAGCAGTGCAGGGCGAGGGGAGACTAAACACCCGGTCTGTGCCTCCTCAGCCAATTCCTCGGTAAGATGGCCCCAAATTTCACCATCCTCATCAAGAACAGCATCCACTACCCCAAATTCCAGTTCTCTAAGTAAGAGCCAGCAGGAGGTGGTGATGGGTCAGGCTGGGAATGGGAGCTCCTCCTGGGAATGCACTGTTGAGAGGGGATGCAgcttctgccccctccccacctgatGCTGCTGGGCCCTATCCTTAGGGGCAACATTGAGAACCGGAAGGATGGCTACCTGAAACGCTGCACATTCCATGAGGTCTCGGATCTCTACTGCCCCATTTTCAAGCTGGGCTTCATAGTGGAGCAGGCAGGGGAAAACTTCACGGAGCTGGCACACACGGTGAGGGGGcggtgagggagagggagggagagctctCCTTCCAGTCCTGGCTCCTACCTTCACACCCTACTTGCACAGCCGAGTCCCTTTGCAGTCTTGGCCAGCCCTGGACCTGCTTGGGCACAGGAAGAGAAACATGACCGGCCAACCCATGTGGGTGTGCATGGCTCCTACTAAATTATTGACTCCTGGTCACATGGCTGGCCACTAGCATCCCCTTATACTTTGGAAGGGGGACATTCACCAAGTCCCGCTGGCTCTCGGCCCTGAGCTGCCCCGGGTATCCTAACCACACCCCACGCACAGCCTCAGGGTGGCCCCAAAGGCTATTAAGGGTCTTCTGTGTGCCCTCCCTGACCAGTCTGTGTCCACTTCTGGGCAGGGTGGCGTCATTGGGGTCATTATCAACTGGGACTGTGACCTGGACCTTTCGCCACTGAAGTGCAACCCCAAGTACTCCTTTCGGAGGCTCGACCCCAAGCATATCCCAGCCTCATCTGGCTACAACTTCAGGTACCTTGGCCTTGGGACGCCTGAGTCCTTGTCTGCCGGGGTTGTGGCAGctccaggagctcacagggcAGAAGGCCAAAGGCAAAGGTGCCAGCCGTCAGTGGAGTCTTGGAGCTGCCCCCCTTGGGCGACGGGTGGCCATACTCCTCAGGGTCGGGCAGCCAGGGCTCCGGCATCGGGTCATTCCGCCCCAGGTTTGCCAAGTATTACAAGGTAAACGGCAGCACTGCCCGCACACTCATCAAAGCCTATGGGATCCGCATCGACGTCATTGTGCACGGACAGGTAAGCCCgcctgccctgcccacctggGATTCAGCTGGCCAGGACTGAGCTGGCATGGCCTccatctccccacccctcccttggGCCCCATTTCTCCCAGACCCAGCCGCCTAAGGCAGCGTCTTCTTCCCAGGCAGGGAAGTTCAGCCTGATTCCCACCATCATTAATCTGGCCACAGCACTGACCTCCATCGGGGTGGTAAGGAATGCTCAATGGGGTTTGGGGGTAGGAGCATGGGAGCCTGCCTGGCCCTTACGCATCGGTCTTGCTGGCCTCAGGGCTCTTTCCTGTGCGACTGGATCTTGCTAACATTCATGAACAAAAACAAGATCTACAGCCATAAGAAATTCGACAAGGTGTGTACACCAAGGCACTCCTCAGGTAGCCGGCCGGTGACCTTGGCCTTTGTTTTGGGCcaggcccctcctccaccctgtCCTGGCTCTGCAGAACCAGGCCGGGTGGGCAGACCGCAGGACAAGGGGCCAAGCCAGGCCCTGGCCGCCCTGCCCCCACAGCCTCGCCCCACATTTACCCCCTCCGAGCAGATGGTGGATGCTCCCGAGCAGAGTGCAGGACCAGAGCTTTGTGCCTCCAAGCATTCCCAACAGGACCCTGCACTCATGGACCCTCGAGGTTTGGCCCAGCTCTGAGCCAGACCTCCACCTTCCATCATGCTGCACTGAACACCTGGGCCTGGCAGGCCCCTGAAGTCTGCAGCTCCAAGACACAGCCCCCAGCTCAGACTCACACAGCAGACCTGGGGCCCTGCCTATGCACCCCATGTCTCCAGGAAACCGGGAACCAAGGATGCCCATGCAACCAGGCAGTGGGCTAACAGGAAGGGGGCAGTCAGGGGCCCCCAGCATTCCCAGCCTGCAGAGAGGGGCAagttcctgcctcctcctcctggctgACCTTCCCGCAGGCTCCTGGCCCTTCCCCATCCACTCAGCCTGGGAACACTGGGAAGGGGCCCACCCACCCCTGCTCAGACCCTTTGCTAAAAAATCACGTCCAGAACCAAATAAACCTGTGACCAGAACCTTTGGCCTCATTTTTGGGGAAGAGCATCTTGAGGCCCTGAAGACAAATGTGCAGTTGTGGGTCCCCATCCTTGCTATCTCCCCTCTAACCAGCCTGGGTGCAAAAGGGGCAGGCATGCCTGCTGCCCCCCACACCTGGCCAGGTTACAGTCATGTCTGACAAGGGGGCCACTGGAAGTGGGGGACAGAGGCCAAGTACACGAGGAAGACCCCAGGACTCATCCCAGCATCCACCTGTTAGTGCATTTACCAGCTTCCTGCAGGGGTCATCCCAGACCCCAAAGCTCAAAACATGGGAAAAGGATAGTTGTGACTCTcgaggaggaaaaccaggagggaGATGAGAGCTGTATTCAAAGAAAGCTTAGGTTTCACTGGCTCTTAAACCCGAACACCCATCCAGGTTCTGAGACCTAAAACGAGGGCACAGGCGGGAGCAGGAATCTGGTGCTGGGCAAAGGGTATGGACAGGGCAGGACAAGGTCAGAGGAGTGTGGGGTGCTGGCAccagccatgtcaggcctgcgGGTAATCTGGTTACTGCATCCTTGGATGCTACAATGGTGATTACATTTAGTGGCTCCACCTGGTGCCTGTCTGGCCAGGCCCTGCTCTGATGTGCACCAGAACTTGGCTGGACAGTGGTTTATCCCACAGCTATGGCAAGTGTGCAGGTCTGAGGCGGCACGCTCCCAGTACCTCACAAAGATCATCCACCCTGTGATCTCATCACTCCCAAGGTCAGGGGTAAGGAGGGTTCAGACCCCACACCAGCCCCGGGATCCCATCTGAATGTTGGCAGGTAGCCAGAGCTGGCCACCCCACTTGCTCACCCCCGCCAAGTGGGCTGGCACTACTGGCTGGAGCCAGCAAACACAAGGAAGCCCCCACCCAGCCACCCCTGCAGACCCTTCAGTCCTTGCGACACCGGCTGCATCTGTCACCTTCCTCAGGCTCTGGCTCAGAGACCCAGCTCTAGTTTTGAAGAAACTGGCTTTTCCAGTTGGGGCTGCACTGCAGCTCAAGAATCAGAGCCAGGGGCTCAGGTTTCCCATTCCTAAACATGAAAGTGACCCTGGGGCCCTCCACTggccccaaatgcccccagtccCTAAACTGGCCTCTGAGGGAACAGCTGGGAGCTGCAGAGATGGCTGGGCGCCCGGCACCCCCCGGTCCTGCTGCAGGGACTGCAGTGCAGTGTTCAGGGGAGGTACACACCCGGCCCCATCTCTGTGCCCCTCCATACTCCCCTGGGACGTCAGCTTCACTTCCAGGAAGCCTCGTTTAAGTCCTCCTCCCCACCGGCCCTAATTTGATTTGACCTCCATCTGGGGGCTGAGGGCTCCGTCCACCTTCCAGGCAGCATCAGGTTTCTTGTGGCCACTGGGCCTGGATGCACCCGGCGAGCGGTGCCCAGGGACCAACGCACCCGGATGGGCAGACGTTAGCTATttagtcttccttccttccagagaCCGAGGCGCCTTGCACAAACATGCACACAGTAAAAACCTCAAGAAACATAAAACTCGAAGTGTAACTGAGTGatgctcagaaaaattaaacagcaaGGATGAATTTAAACCAGGCTCAGAGCCAACAGTGTGGCTCCCCAGCATACCAGGGGCTTCCCGTGAGGTACCTGTTTGGGGTTTGAGTTTATGGTTCACATTTAACATTTGTTGCCTTGCCAAtttggccatttttctttttctgcttctagtCGCAGTTAGTTAAAAGTGAGGTACACAGAGTTGGTCTTATGTCTTGGGGCTGACGACAGGATGGACGCTGAAGCGAGTGCTCAGCAAAGGCTTCCGAAGGTCTCGGGAAAGCAGACTCCCCAGCCTGCCCattcccctctcccagcccccaccaaAGGGAGAGCCAGGTGAGCATGTGGTCCCACGTTTCTGTGCAGCGACAGGGCTCTCTGAATAAGCTGCTGTATGTGTCCCATTTTAAAGGGGCCACAGCCCTAACAGACCCTCTTTGCCTCGGACTGCAAACCCTGAGCCTGGGTGCCCTGCTCAGCCGTTGGAGGTCGGGCAGGCTCATGGGGTCAGAGGTCTTGGACAGATCCCTGAGGCTGAGAAGCAAGAACAGAACTGCCTCAAACCTGACAAAGTTGCTGTTGCTGttttccccctcccaccccaacccctcaGAGCTGAAGGAACGAACTTAAAATCTCGTtggtaaagaaatattttcctaaaatccAGGTGCTAACATATGATGTTAAAGTTCGTGATAACTGGTGTGCGTCTGCCTCCCCCTGGGCCCACAGGCTCCCTGCTGCAGTCAGAGAGCGGAGTGGGCCAGGGTGGGCCTTCCTCACAGCACACACAGGTTCCGAGGGCAGGGGTGCCACACCTGGGCCGGCCCACGGCTGTGGCCAAGCCCTGGTGTGAGAAGCCCAGGTCTGAgaccctcctcctcctgggccccCCCAACCCATACCCAGATTCTGGGCCTCACTGCTGCAGACAAGGTAATTGCGCTGTGATGCAGACACCCTCACAGACTCTGCTCTGATTGGGAAGTCTCCACAAAGAAGCCCAAGTCCCAGAAACTTATAGGAAAGACACCCAGGTCCCCACAGGATCAGGTGTGGATTCCCTGGAACTGGCCCACATCCTGCTGGCGTGAGGCTGCAGGACAGCATTTCTCTGTGGTAAGAAGTGACTAGAGAGCAGGGGCTGCAGACTCCCACGTGGGTGTCACCTCACCCTGGTCTGGCCTCCAGCCACCCTCAGAGATTCGTCTCTAACAGACGACCCCCAAGGGCACCTTGGGGTCGCAGAGAAGAgggtgggaagggcaggggctgcggggagggctgtgcagcagcagcagaggccacACAGTTTACTTAGTGGGAAATAATCCCTCGCTGGAGACGTTTCTTGGGCCCACGGTGGCCTGCCCTGACCAAGCCTGGGGGACCCATGGAACTTGGAGGCAAAGCCACTTCCTGCTCTGGCTGGTCCGTGCTTCTTCTGGCCTGCATGACCCACTCCCCAAAAGCTCTCTGAGGATTGTTTTCCTTGGTGCCGGGTCCTAGATGTGGTGATGAGTTTGGGAAGTCAGGACACTGCTCGGCTTGCTAATGGCCCAGCTGGGGGTTCTTCTGCAGCAGCCACTCCAGAGACTCCATGAGATACGACATGCCATAGTGCTGGGCAATGTTCCGGAAGATTCCAATCTGCTCCATGAAGACCTGCAGACATGACCAGTTGCAGTGAGACCCAGTCCCAGAGGAGGTGCAAGGACGCAAGGCTGAGGCCTGGGCGTGTAGGGAGAGAAGCAGATATGGGCAAGGGTCAGACAGGGCAAATGGGAAAAGGGGCAGCAGGGTCACTGCCCATGGGAGCCCTCACCTTAGTGTGGATGGTGAGGGTGAAGCCCCCGGCACAGTCACAGTACACAGGCATGTTGGTCTCCTTCACACCCCGGCACTTCAGGCAGATCTGAAACAAGGAGCAGCCCTGGTCAGGAGCCTCCCCTACCCAGGCCAGTGCCAGCTAGTCACTCAGTGAACGCACCCGACGGGCCCTCCCTGGTCCCCATGGCCTTTACCTCAACTATGAATAAAATTCAAGACTTTGTAACAGGCTTCATCCAAACAAGCCGGCTGCTTCCCAGCACCCTCAGAGTGGGCACCTCACCCTTGACTCTGAGTCCCAGGGGCTCCCTCACCCCTACACACTCCCTGGGGCTCCCCGGTCCCACCGGGCACCGCTGTTCTCTGCCCAGACCCCAACACCTCCCTCAGGTCTTTGCTGAGATGTCCCCTCTCAGTGAGACTGCCCCTCCACCTAATGGTGAATacctccctctttctcacatacacacacactccctgtTTGTTCTCTTTACACTTACCACCACTTACACACTATCCTCTTTACTGTCTATCTCCCTCCACTAGAATGAAAGGTCCATGAAGCCAGCACTTGGCCTctgtaggtgcccaataaatgctGTAAGAATGAGTCAACTGGGCTTGTGGATGAGGCCTGACCCCTAACTGCCCATGGGTGCAAATCGCTTATCAAGAAACCCTCCGTCAAATGGAGGGGTAGGCTGGGGTGgagcaaagccccccagtactggGCCCTACTGCCCACCAGGTCCTGCAGAGTGAAGGCCATCAGCTTCTTCTGCAGGGCTTCTACCAGGGCCATCTCGATGACTGACGAGTCATAGGCGATCTGACAGTTGGAGCAGAGCCACTGAGGCAACACGGCCCCATCCTAGGCAAAGAAAAGAGATCAGGTCACCCCTCTGCTCAGCCTTCCTCAGCCACGTTTCCACACCAGCTGAGAAGACCCCAGCATTGAGAAGGGACTGGAGAGAGGAGGGGTCTCGGGTGAGAGGTGCGTTACCGCGTGTGGCTGCAGGCCCACAGCTCCACAGCACACTCACACCACCATTATCACCACTCACATGCCTTCAGGATAGTGTTCTGGTGTATGGCAgttgagtggcttaaaaaaagGGTGCCTGTTTCTAATTCACATCAAAGCTGGCAGGGGCTCTCGAGGTGGGTCACTTGAGAGGAGGCGCTGCAGGACCTCTCTTTATCACCTGAGGCCTGGATGTTCAGAACCTACCAGTGAGGGGCCTGTGGGAAGTGGCCCACCTGAGAGAAAGAAGGGTCTTTGCACAAGTCCAAGTCTCGGCAGAAGTTACAGCTGTGGCAGATGACCTCAGGGAGCACGTAGGAGCGGCAGGGGTCTTGGAATTGGGCCTCCTCTGAGAACTCGCCGACGTCCACCAGGCGGAGCAGGTCCCGGTTCAGCTTGTTCACCTGGTTTGTGATGTTTGTGTCCAGAGACAGGACCTGCAGAGAACAGAGCCCACGTCAGGGCCAGCTCCTGGGCTGGCTCTGCTGTTCTGTCTGGACCGGAAAA contains:
- the P2RX2 gene encoding P2X purinoceptor 2 isoform X5 produces the protein MAAAQPKPTAGTARRLARGCWSAFWDYETPKVIVVRVHRAEGLPGQRDGPRKLRHHQGEGHHLVRAQSVGRGGVREAPRGVRTGRCVPYYHGASQTCEVSAWCPVEDGASVSQFLGKMAPNFTILIKNSIHYPKFQFSKGNIENRKDGYLKRCTFHEVSDLYCPIFKLGFIVEQAGENFTELAHTGGVIGVIINWDCDLDLSPLKCNPKYSFRRLDPKHIPASSGYNFRFAKYYKVNGSTARTLIKAYGIRIDVIVHGQAGKFSLIPTIINLATALTSIGVGSFLCDWILLTFMNKNKIYSHKKFDKVCTPRHSSGSRPVTLAFVLGQAPPPPCPGSAEPGRVGRPQDKGPSQALAALPPQPRPTFTPSEQMVDAPEQSAGPELCASKHSQQDPALMDPRGLAQL
- the P2RX2 gene encoding P2X purinoceptor 2 isoform X2; its protein translation is MAAAQPKPTAGTARRLARGCWSAFWDYETPKVIVVKNRRLGVVYRAVQLLILLYFVWYVFIVQKGYQDSETGPESSVITKVKGITSSEHKVWDVEEYVKPPEGGSVFSIITRIEVTRLQTLGTCPESMRVNNATCDSDEDCVAGQLDMLGNGVRTGRCVPYYHGASQTCEVSAWCPVEDGASVSQFLGKMAPNFTILIKNSIHYPKFQFSKGNIENRKDGYLKRCTFHEVSDLYCPIFKLGFIVEQAGENFTELAHTGGVIGVIINWDCDLDLSPLKCNPKYSFRRLDPKHIPASSGYNFRFAKYYKVNGSTARTLIKAYGIRIDVIVHGQAGKFSLIPTIINLATALTSIGVGSFLCDWILLTFMNKNKIYSHKKFDKVCTPRHSSGSRPVTLAFVLGQAPPPPCPGSAEPGRVGRPQDKGPSQALAALPPQPRPTFTPSEQMVDAPEQSAGPELCASKHSQQDPALMDPRGLAQL
- the P2RX2 gene encoding P2X purinoceptor 2 isoform X4, whose protein sequence is MAAAQPKPTAGTARRLARGCWSAFWDYETPKVIVVKNRRLGVVYRAVQLLILLYFVWYVFIVQKGYQDSETGPESSVITKVKGITSSEHKVWDVEEYVKPPEGGSVFSIITRIEVTRLQTLGTCPESMRVNNATCDSDEDCVAGQLDMLGNGVRTGRCVPYYHGASQTCEVSAWCPVEDGASVSQFLGKMAPNFTILIKNSIHYPKFQFSKGNIENRKDGYLKRCTFHEVSDLYCPIFKLGFIVEQAGENFTELAHTGGVIGVIINWDCDLDLSPLKCNPKYSFRRLDPKHIPASSGYNFRFAKYYKVNGSTARTLIKAYGIRIDVIVHGQAGKFSLIPTIINLATALTSIGVGSFLCDWILLTFMNKNKIYSHKKFDKMVDAPEQSAGPELCASKHSQQDPALMDPRGLAQL
- the P2RX2 gene encoding P2X purinoceptor 2 isoform X3; this translates as MAAAQPKPTAGTARRLARGCWSAFWDYETPKVIVVKNRRLGVVYRAVQLLILLYFVWYVFIVQKGYQDSETGPESSVITKVKGITSSEHKVWDVEEYVKPPEGGSVFSIITRIEVTRLQTLGTCPESMRVNNATCDSDEDCVAGQLDMLGNGVRTGRCVPYYHGASQTCEVSAWCPVEDGASVSQFLGKMAPNFTILIKNSIHYPKFQFSKGNIENRKDGYLKRCTFHEVSDLYCPIFKLGFIVEQAGENFTELAHTGGVIGVIINWDCDLDLSPLKCNPKYSFRRLDPKHIPASSGYNFRFAKYYKVNGSTARTLIKAYGIRIDVIVHGQTQPPKAASSSQAGKFSLIPTIINLATALTSIGVGSFLCDWILLTFMNKNKIYSHKKFDKMVDAPEQSAGPELCASKHSQQDPALMDPRGLAQL
- the P2RX2 gene encoding P2X purinoceptor 2 isoform X1: MAAAQPKPTAGTARRLARGCWSAFWDYETPKVIVVKNRRLGVVYRAVQLLILLYFVWYVFIVQKGYQDSETGPESSVITKVKGITSSEHKVWDVEEYVKPPEGGSVFSIITRIEVTRLQTLGTCPESMRVNNATCDSDEDCVAGQLDMLGNGVRTGRCVPYYHGASQTCEVSAWCPVEDGASVSQFLGKMAPNFTILIKNSIHYPKFQFSKGNIENRKDGYLKRCTFHEVSDLYCPIFKLGFIVEQAGENFTELAHTGGVIGVIINWDCDLDLSPLKCNPKYSFRRLDPKHIPASSGYNFRFAKYYKVNGSTARTLIKAYGIRIDVIVHGQTQPPKAASSSQAGKFSLIPTIINLATALTSIGVGSFLCDWILLTFMNKNKIYSHKKFDKVCTPRHSSGSRPVTLAFVLGQAPPPPCPGSAEPGRVGRPQDKGPSQALAALPPQPRPTFTPSEQMVDAPEQSAGPELCASKHSQQDPALMDPRGLAQL